The Cellulomonas sp. S1-8 genome has a window encoding:
- a CDS encoding dihydrolipoyl dehydrogenase family protein, which yields MGDVVDDGDSVDDGHVVDEYDVVVLGAGAVGENVADRASRTGLSVAVVESALVGGECSYWACMPSKALLRPGDVLSAARAVPGADGAVDGALDVAAVLARRDEVAAHWDDAGQVAWVEGAGLTLLRGHARFTGPRTLVVESADGGSRAVRARRAVVVTTGSAAVVPGTFADVRPWTSREATSAHTVPHRLAVVGGGVVATEMATAFADLGSEVTVLVRGSGLLPSAEPFAGEAVARALVDRGVRVAFGASVVSATRDDDGVHLVVEHRPVTDGRTGELAPERMLVDEVLVATGRRPATEDLGLETLGLQPGDALTVDDRLQVSGVDGGWLFAAGDVTGRTATTHQGKYDARVVGDVVAARFDPRADAAGDATDPPGGVPRGLSRAGEASAEPWSRYRATADAAAVPQVVFTRPQVAWVGRTQDQAQQDGLDVEVVTYDLGGLAAASITAVGYAGRAQLVIDTARDVVVGATFVGPDVADMLHAATIAVVGEVPLSRLWHAVPSYPTLSEVWLRLLEAAGR from the coding sequence ATGGGCGACGTGGTGGACGACGGCGACAGTGTGGACGACGGCCACGTGGTGGACGAGTACGACGTGGTGGTCCTGGGTGCCGGTGCGGTGGGCGAGAACGTCGCCGACCGCGCGTCGCGCACCGGGCTGAGCGTCGCGGTGGTGGAGTCCGCGCTGGTCGGCGGGGAGTGCTCGTACTGGGCGTGCATGCCGTCGAAGGCGTTGCTGCGCCCGGGCGACGTCCTGTCCGCTGCGCGTGCGGTGCCCGGGGCGGACGGTGCGGTCGACGGCGCGCTGGACGTCGCCGCGGTGCTCGCGCGCCGTGACGAGGTCGCCGCCCACTGGGACGACGCCGGTCAGGTCGCGTGGGTCGAGGGTGCGGGGTTGACGCTGCTGCGCGGCCACGCCCGGTTCACCGGGCCGCGGACCCTCGTCGTGGAGTCGGCGGACGGCGGGAGCCGGGCCGTCCGTGCGCGTCGGGCCGTGGTCGTCACGACGGGGTCGGCCGCGGTCGTGCCCGGGACCTTCGCGGACGTGCGTCCCTGGACCAGCCGCGAGGCGACCTCGGCCCACACGGTGCCCCACCGGCTCGCCGTGGTCGGCGGCGGCGTCGTCGCGACCGAGATGGCGACCGCGTTCGCCGACCTGGGCAGCGAGGTCACCGTGCTGGTGCGGGGGAGCGGGCTGCTGCCGTCGGCCGAGCCCTTCGCGGGCGAGGCCGTGGCCCGCGCCCTGGTGGACCGCGGCGTCCGGGTCGCGTTCGGTGCGTCGGTCGTCTCGGCGACGCGCGACGACGACGGCGTGCACCTGGTGGTCGAGCACCGACCGGTGACGGACGGCCGGACCGGCGAGCTCGCACCGGAGCGGATGCTGGTCGACGAGGTGCTGGTGGCCACGGGGCGGCGGCCGGCGACCGAGGACCTCGGCCTTGAGACGCTGGGCCTGCAGCCCGGTGACGCCCTGACCGTCGACGACCGGTTGCAGGTGTCCGGCGTCGACGGCGGCTGGCTGTTCGCGGCCGGTGACGTCACGGGCCGCACGGCGACCACCCACCAGGGCAAGTACGACGCGCGCGTCGTGGGGGACGTGGTCGCGGCGCGGTTCGACCCCCGCGCGGACGCGGCAGGCGACGCCACCGACCCCCCAGGGGGCGTCCCACGCGGTCTGTCGCGGGCGGGCGAGGCGTCGGCGGAGCCGTGGAGCCGGTACCGGGCGACGGCGGACGCGGCCGCGGTGCCGCAGGTGGTGTTCACCCGGCCGCAGGTCGCCTGGGTCGGCCGGACGCAGGACCAGGCGCAGCAGGACGGGCTCGACGTCGAGGTGGTCACCTACGACCTCGGCGGTCTGGCGGCGGCGAGCATCACGGCCGTCGGGTACGCGGGGCGCGCCCAGCTCGTGATCGACACCGCACGGGACGTGGTCGTCGGGGCCACCTTCGTGGGCCCTGACGTCGCGGACATGCTGCATGCCGCGACGATCGCCGTCGTGGGCGAGGTGCCGCTGTCACGGCTGTGGCACGCGGTGCCCTCGTACCCCACGCTGAGCGAGGTGTGGCTGCGGCTGCTGGAGGCGGCCGGTCGGTGA
- a CDS encoding glycosyl hydrolase — MAAGAALALLVAGALVVVPRDAATAAEGIVDVGAGGYAATPVGPTPEGCDSIEADPRAALTDDAPQGPLPTNDWWSSLLYKRLDCRMSEPLHAHPASYQPTPAGLGLSTPRVPTISGTPGGIGEFHYMYEQDVLVGVAGLDAPTVQVAGWTDWTVTPFWTDGTRSLRATIGHGLPTSWYHLEGGDALLTSSHDVSVWSDDGATLGFTANGHDYAAFAPTGSTWQVSGSTMRSSLAGEGYLAVTALATAEDATDADRAEALAAVAGSAFAEVTSTVADYEYDAADGVVRTTYQVGTTPLEGDADGAVVALYPHQQRYVTDVEGVELDTTYVSPRGSMTAYAGTTSFTTTTPFTGILPEIPAVATSTGTARETLDGLLAEAAADPMPILRGDTYWTGKALGRATRIVEIADQLGESTVRDETLAHVRDTLTEWFTATPGKADQVFAYDERWGTLIGYPASYGSDTELNDHHFHYGYFIAAAATLARFDPEWASDEQYGGMVDLLIRDANNYDRDETLFPYMRDFDIYAGHDWASGHGAFFAGNNQESSSEGQNFAGALVQWGEATGDTAVRDAGAYLYATQAAAIQEYWFDQAEAIPDGFGHSTLGMVWGDGGTYSTWFSADPEMIQGINTLPITGSHLYLGLRPDDVVSNYAELVRANGGQPTVWQDLLWSYLALGDGEEALRLLQANPGYAVEEGESRVHTYHWIANLAALGTLDTSVHGSSPLSAVFVKDGERTYVAANVSASERTVRFSDGTELVVPAGKTVTTGAYTWSGGGAQGGPDPTSSPTPTPTPTPSVSPTPTPTPSTSPTPTPTPSVSPTPTPTPTPSVSPTPTPTPSTSPTPTPTPTVTPDPTEGLDLAFGPDGTLVPAPGADGSFEVAPSRGVDTAAEPPGALVFQATGLTASATGGTTAFDIALDAGNRLGNGTRLSVQYDLTGDGTWDRVEVYRYFATDPIPGAERYTQAVGLDRATGTLGDLRGGTVRVALWNAIGSSASTVLTGDSVLELPFD; from the coding sequence GTGGCCGCCGGTGCGGCGCTCGCACTCCTCGTCGCCGGTGCGCTGGTCGTCGTCCCACGGGACGCCGCCACCGCAGCCGAGGGGATCGTCGACGTCGGCGCCGGTGGCTATGCGGCGACCCCCGTCGGTCCGACCCCCGAGGGCTGCGACTCGATCGAGGCCGACCCCCGCGCGGCCCTGACCGACGACGCGCCGCAGGGTCCGCTGCCCACCAACGACTGGTGGTCCTCGTTGCTCTACAAGCGGCTCGACTGCCGCATGAGCGAACCGCTGCACGCCCACCCGGCGTCGTACCAGCCGACGCCCGCGGGCCTCGGCCTGTCGACTCCTCGGGTGCCCACGATCTCGGGCACGCCCGGCGGGATCGGCGAGTTCCACTACATGTACGAGCAGGACGTGCTCGTCGGCGTCGCGGGCCTGGACGCACCGACCGTGCAGGTCGCGGGCTGGACCGACTGGACGGTGACGCCGTTCTGGACCGACGGGACGCGCTCGCTGCGCGCGACGATCGGGCACGGCCTGCCGACGTCCTGGTACCACCTCGAGGGTGGCGACGCGCTCCTCACGTCGAGCCACGACGTGAGCGTGTGGTCCGACGACGGGGCCACGCTCGGCTTCACGGCCAACGGGCACGACTACGCCGCCTTCGCGCCCACGGGCTCGACGTGGCAGGTCTCCGGCTCGACGATGCGCTCGTCGCTCGCCGGTGAGGGCTACCTGGCCGTCACCGCGCTCGCGACGGCTGAGGACGCGACCGACGCGGACCGCGCCGAGGCGCTCGCGGCCGTCGCCGGCTCGGCGTTCGCCGAGGTCACCAGCACGGTGGCGGACTACGAGTACGACGCCGCCGACGGGGTCGTGCGCACGACGTACCAGGTCGGGACGACGCCGCTCGAGGGTGACGCCGACGGCGCGGTCGTCGCGCTGTACCCGCACCAGCAGCGGTACGTGACGGACGTCGAGGGCGTCGAGCTCGACACGACGTACGTGAGCCCGCGCGGCAGCATGACCGCGTACGCGGGGACGACGTCGTTCACGACGACCACGCCGTTCACGGGCATCCTGCCCGAGATCCCGGCCGTCGCGACGTCGACCGGCACCGCCCGCGAGACGCTCGACGGGCTCCTCGCGGAGGCCGCGGCCGACCCGATGCCGATCCTGCGGGGCGACACCTACTGGACCGGCAAGGCCCTGGGCCGCGCCACCCGCATCGTGGAGATCGCCGACCAGCTCGGTGAGTCGACGGTGCGCGACGAGACCCTGGCCCACGTCCGGGACACCCTCACGGAGTGGTTCACCGCGACGCCCGGCAAGGCCGACCAGGTCTTCGCGTACGACGAGCGCTGGGGCACCCTCATCGGGTACCCGGCCTCGTACGGCTCGGACACCGAGCTCAACGACCACCACTTCCACTACGGGTACTTCATCGCGGCCGCGGCGACGCTCGCGCGCTTCGACCCCGAGTGGGCCTCCGACGAGCAGTACGGCGGCATGGTGGACCTGCTGATCCGGGACGCCAACAACTACGACCGCGACGAGACCCTGTTCCCCTACATGCGGGACTTCGACATCTACGCCGGCCACGACTGGGCGTCGGGTCACGGGGCCTTCTTCGCCGGCAACAACCAGGAGTCCAGCTCCGAGGGCCAGAACTTCGCCGGGGCGCTCGTCCAGTGGGGCGAGGCGACCGGGGACACGGCCGTGCGCGACGCGGGCGCGTACCTCTACGCGACGCAGGCGGCCGCGATCCAGGAGTACTGGTTCGACCAGGCGGAGGCGATCCCCGACGGCTTCGGCCACTCGACCCTCGGCATGGTGTGGGGCGACGGCGGGACGTACTCGACGTGGTTCTCCGCCGACCCGGAGATGATCCAGGGCATCAACACCCTGCCGATCACGGGGTCGCACCTGTACCTCGGGCTGCGTCCCGACGACGTGGTGTCGAACTACGCCGAGCTCGTGAGGGCCAACGGCGGGCAGCCGACCGTCTGGCAGGACCTGCTGTGGAGCTATCTCGCGCTCGGCGACGGCGAGGAGGCGCTGCGGCTGCTGCAGGCCAACCCCGGCTACGCGGTCGAGGAGGGCGAGTCGCGGGTGCACACGTACCACTGGATCGCCAACCTCGCGGCGCTCGGCACGCTGGACACCAGCGTGCACGGGTCGAGCCCGCTGTCCGCGGTGTTCGTCAAGGACGGTGAGCGCACGTACGTCGCGGCGAACGTGTCCGCCTCCGAGCGCACCGTGCGCTTCAGCGACGGCACCGAGCTCGTCGTCCCGGCGGGCAAGACCGTCACCACGGGCGCCTACACCTGGTCCGGTGGCGGCGCGCAGGGCGGACCGGACCCGACGTCGTCCCCGACGCCGACGCCGACCCCGACGCCGAGCGTGAGCCCGACGCCGACCCCGACGCCGAGCACCAGCCCGACGCCGACCCCGACGCCGAGCGTGAGCCCGACGCCGACCCCGACGCCGACGCCGAGCGTGAGCCCGACGCCGACCCCGACGCCGAGCACCAGCCCGACGCCGACCCCGACCCCGACCGTCACCCCGGACCCGACCGAGGGGCTCGACCTGGCCTTCGGTCCTGACGGGACCCTCGTGCCGGCCCCCGGCGCCGACGGCTCGTTCGAGGTGGCGCCCTCGCGGGGCGTCGACACGGCGGCGGAGCCGCCCGGTGCACTCGTCTTCCAGGCCACCGGCCTGACGGCGAGCGCCACCGGGGGGACCACCGCGTTCGACATCGCGCTGGACGCCGGCAACCGCCTCGGCAACGGCACACGGCTGTCCGTCCAGTACGACCTGACGGGCGACGGCACGTGGGACCGCGTCGAGGTGTACCGGTACTTCGCGACCGACCCGATCCCGGGCGCCGAGAGGTACACGCAGGCCGTGGGCCTCGACCGGGCCACCGGGACGTTGGGTGACCTGCGCGGTGGCACCGTGCGCGTCGCGCTGTGGAACGCGATCGGCAGCAGTGCGTCGACCGTGCTGACGGGAGACTCCGTGCTGGAGCTGCCGTTCGACTGA
- a CDS encoding ABC transporter permease, whose protein sequence is MPSGPVAAAANPWFSWDYLERNGADVLRYTEQHASLTVQAVLIALVVALPLAALAHLRPRLAGPVLATTGVLYTIPSLALFAVLAPATGIGRTTVLIGLVVYALLVLVRNVLVGLQGVDPAVRDAARGMGYGRLRMLVGVELPQAVPAVVAGLRLATVSTVALVTVGVVVGYGGLGQLMFRGFRSNYHAEVMTATVLCLLLALVADLALALVGRLLTPWQRASGSRRASAPPQEESAWTS, encoded by the coding sequence ATGCCGTCTGGACCGGTCGCGGCCGCCGCCAACCCGTGGTTCTCGTGGGACTACCTCGAGCGCAACGGGGCCGACGTGCTGCGCTACACCGAGCAGCACGCGTCGCTGACGGTCCAGGCCGTGCTCATCGCGCTCGTCGTCGCCCTGCCGCTGGCGGCGCTCGCGCACCTGCGTCCGCGGCTCGCCGGCCCCGTGCTGGCGACCACGGGCGTGCTGTACACGATCCCGTCGCTCGCGCTCTTCGCCGTGCTCGCGCCCGCGACGGGCATCGGACGCACCACGGTGCTCATCGGGCTCGTCGTGTACGCGCTGCTCGTGCTGGTCCGCAACGTCCTCGTGGGGCTGCAGGGCGTCGACCCGGCCGTGCGGGACGCCGCACGCGGCATGGGCTACGGGAGGCTGCGCATGCTCGTCGGCGTGGAGCTCCCGCAGGCGGTCCCCGCGGTCGTCGCCGGCCTGCGGCTCGCCACCGTCAGCACGGTCGCGCTCGTCACCGTCGGCGTCGTCGTGGGCTACGGCGGGCTCGGGCAGCTGATGTTCCGCGGCTTCCGGAGCAACTACCACGCCGAGGTGATGACGGCCACGGTGCTCTGCCTGCTGCTCGCGCTCGTCGCGGACCTCGCCCTCGCGCTGGTCGGACGCCTCCTCACGCCGTGGCAGCGCGCGTCCGGCTCGCGCCGGGCGTCGGCACCACCGCAGGAGGAGTCCGCGTGGACATCCTGA
- a CDS encoding ABC transporter ATP-binding protein, protein MRFDAVRKEYAGAVAVDDLSLAVREHELLVLVGPSGCGKSTTLRMANRLVEPTAGRIVLGDEDVTDVDPVALRRRIGYVIQNVGLFPHRTVAQNVATVPGLLGWDRRRTRDRVAELLTLVGLDPGRYAARWPHELSGGERQRVGVARALATDPPVLLMDEPFGAVDPVGRARLQQEFIRLQRDLGTTVMMVTHDIDEAVRMADRVVVLSGGARVEQLAPPLEIVARPATDAVADLVGRGRTARLLALGRLEPADLDDLTDRPDAPGASGERRGDGVPGALRLGMELGDVVAALTDVAAAPTGGTLPVLDASGRVVGTASAQSVVRALHRLTADPARV, encoded by the coding sequence ATCCGCTTCGACGCCGTGCGCAAGGAGTACGCGGGCGCCGTGGCGGTCGACGACCTGAGCCTGGCCGTCCGCGAGCACGAGCTCCTGGTGCTCGTCGGACCGTCCGGGTGCGGCAAGTCGACGACGCTGCGGATGGCCAACCGGCTCGTCGAGCCGACCGCCGGCCGCATCGTGCTGGGCGACGAGGACGTCACCGACGTCGACCCCGTCGCGCTGCGCCGCCGGATCGGCTACGTCATCCAGAACGTCGGCCTGTTCCCGCACCGCACGGTCGCGCAGAACGTCGCCACCGTGCCCGGTCTGTTGGGCTGGGACCGCCGGCGCACCCGCGACCGCGTGGCCGAGCTGCTCACGCTCGTCGGCCTCGACCCGGGTCGGTACGCCGCGCGCTGGCCCCACGAGCTGTCCGGCGGCGAGCGCCAGCGCGTCGGCGTCGCCCGCGCGCTGGCCACCGACCCTCCCGTCCTGCTCATGGACGAGCCGTTCGGCGCGGTCGACCCCGTCGGTCGCGCTCGCCTCCAGCAGGAGTTCATCCGGCTGCAGCGTGACCTGGGCACGACCGTGATGATGGTCACGCACGACATCGACGAGGCGGTGCGCATGGCCGACCGCGTCGTCGTGCTGAGCGGCGGGGCCCGTGTCGAGCAGCTCGCGCCGCCGCTGGAGATCGTGGCGCGTCCGGCGACGGACGCGGTCGCCGACCTCGTCGGGCGCGGGCGCACGGCACGCCTGCTCGCGCTCGGTCGGCTCGAGCCGGCCGACCTCGACGACCTGACGGACCGGCCCGACGCACCGGGTGCGTCCGGCGAGCGGCGAGGCGACGGCGTGCCCGGTGCGCTGCGGCTCGGCATGGAGCTGGGCGACGTGGTCGCCGCCCTGACCGACGTCGCCGCCGCGCCGACGGGCGGCACGCTGCCCGTCCTCGACGCGTCCGGTCGCGTCGTGGGGACGGCCTCCGCGCAGAGCGTCGTCCGGGCGCTGCACCGCCTCACCGCGGACCCCGCACGCGTCTGA
- a CDS encoding GroES family chaperonin — protein sequence MLNDRLLVELDADAAERRTGTGILIPATAAMGKRLAWASVVAAGQHVRQVEVGDRVLFDPEDRAEVELAGTTYLLLREKDVHGVADPRVGGAGTGLYL from the coding sequence ATGCTCAACGACCGCCTCCTGGTCGAGCTGGACGCGGACGCGGCCGAGCGTCGCACCGGGACCGGCATCCTCATCCCCGCGACGGCCGCGATGGGCAAGCGCCTGGCGTGGGCGAGCGTCGTCGCGGCCGGCCAGCACGTCCGGCAGGTGGAGGTCGGGGACCGCGTGCTCTTCGACCCCGAGGACCGTGCCGAGGTCGAGCTGGCGGGCACCACGTACCTGCTGCTGCGGGAGAAGGACGTGCACGGCGTCGCCGACCCGCGCGTCGGGGGAGCGGGCACCGGCCTGTACCTGTGA
- a CDS encoding glycine betaine ABC transporter substrate-binding protein, which produces MRTSPRTRLLGVLAAATLALTACGTPGSGGGQAESEPTGSSGMPACEPVAGESLVVLEDDQGLQNADNIIPAVNAQVAADHPVVIELLDTVSAALDTDLLITLNKAVDVDRRTSSEVAAQFVTDEGLAATDATVGAGTSLTVGAANFSESITLAEIYAQVLRSAGFDAQAQTIGARETYLPALQSGELAAVPEYAATLATFLNSQANGADAEPVVSSDVDETVAALTPLAEASGLVVGAASAAQDQNAFAVTAEFAQEHELTTLSDLAAACGGVILAGPPECPERPFCQIGLEETYGLTISEFKSYDFALIGEAVRYGDAALGLVTSSDGSLATGD; this is translated from the coding sequence ATGCGCACCAGCCCGCGCACCCGCTTGCTCGGCGTCCTCGCCGCAGCGACCCTCGCCCTGACCGCCTGCGGCACGCCCGGCTCGGGCGGCGGCCAGGCGGAGTCCGAGCCCACCGGCTCGTCCGGCATGCCGGCGTGCGAGCCCGTCGCCGGCGAGAGCCTGGTCGTCCTCGAGGACGACCAGGGCCTGCAGAACGCCGACAACATCATCCCGGCGGTCAACGCGCAGGTCGCCGCCGACCACCCCGTCGTCATCGAGCTGCTCGACACCGTCTCCGCCGCGCTCGACACCGACCTGCTCATCACGCTCAACAAGGCCGTCGACGTCGACCGTCGCACGTCCAGCGAGGTCGCGGCGCAGTTCGTCACCGACGAGGGCCTGGCCGCCACCGACGCGACCGTGGGGGCCGGCACGAGCCTGACCGTCGGCGCCGCGAACTTCTCGGAGAGCATCACCCTCGCCGAGATCTACGCGCAGGTGCTGCGCAGCGCGGGGTTCGACGCTCAGGCGCAGACGATCGGCGCGCGCGAGACGTACCTGCCCGCGCTGCAGTCGGGCGAGCTCGCGGCGGTGCCGGAGTACGCCGCCACGCTCGCGACGTTCCTGAACTCGCAGGCCAACGGGGCCGACGCGGAGCCCGTCGTCTCCAGCGACGTGGACGAGACGGTCGCGGCGCTGACCCCCCTGGCCGAGGCCAGCGGGCTCGTCGTCGGTGCGGCGTCGGCCGCGCAGGACCAGAACGCGTTCGCCGTCACCGCGGAGTTCGCGCAGGAGCACGAGCTGACCACGCTGTCCGACCTCGCGGCCGCCTGCGGGGGCGTGATCCTCGCCGGCCCGCCCGAGTGCCCCGAGCGCCCGTTCTGCCAGATCGGCCTCGAGGAGACGTACGGGCTGACGATCAGCGAGTTCAAGTCCTACGACTTCGCGCTCATCGGCGAGGCCGTGCGCTACGGCGACGCGGCCCTCGGCCTGGTCACGTCGTCGGACGGCTCTCTCGCGACCGGCGACTGA
- a CDS encoding ABC transporter permease, producing the protein MDILTEALAWLNDPLNWTGRQGVLALTRTHLEISAVAVAIALVVALPVGLWLGHRGRGATVGVVVANTTRALPTLALLTLLAASGWFGNTATALACAVFAVPPILANAVTGVGGVDPDVRDAARGLGMSGTRALWTVEVPLALPLIAAGIRTGAVQVLATVPLAALVGGTSLGTIVVTGFATQRYGKALAGGLLVAGLCLLVEGVLAILERVVTPPGLRRRGHAATADERADARRPRPVRVAAAGRDGSNGSAASP; encoded by the coding sequence GTGGACATCCTGACGGAGGCCCTCGCGTGGCTCAACGACCCGCTCAACTGGACCGGGCGCCAGGGCGTCCTCGCGCTGACGCGCACGCACCTCGAGATCTCGGCGGTCGCCGTCGCGATCGCGCTGGTCGTCGCACTGCCCGTCGGGCTGTGGCTCGGGCACCGCGGGCGCGGCGCCACGGTCGGCGTGGTCGTCGCCAACACGACCCGGGCACTGCCCACGCTCGCGCTGCTCACCCTCCTCGCCGCGTCCGGCTGGTTCGGCAACACGGCCACCGCGCTGGCGTGCGCCGTCTTCGCCGTCCCCCCGATCCTGGCGAACGCCGTCACGGGCGTCGGCGGTGTCGACCCTGACGTGCGCGACGCCGCACGCGGCCTCGGGATGTCCGGCACCCGCGCACTGTGGACCGTCGAGGTCCCGCTCGCGCTGCCCCTGATCGCCGCCGGCATCCGCACCGGTGCCGTGCAGGTCCTCGCGACGGTCCCGCTCGCGGCCCTCGTCGGGGGGACGAGCCTGGGGACGATCGTCGTCACCGGGTTCGCGACGCAGCGGTACGGCAAGGCGCTGGCCGGGGGGCTCCTCGTCGCCGGCCTGTGCCTGCTGGTCGAGGGCGTGCTCGCGATCCTCGAGCGCGTCGTGACCCCACCCGGGTTGCGTCGCCGCGGGCACGCCGCGACGGCCGACGAGCGGGCCGACGCCCGACGCCCCCGACCCGTTCGGGTTGCCGCCGCGGGTCGGGACGGATCGAATGGGTCCGCGGCGTCGCCCTGA
- a CDS encoding ATP-grasp domain-containing protein, translating to MSDSSARLVLATCAQLPDLDQDDLPLRAALVERGVPTDVAVWDDPTVDWSAYPHVLIRSTWDYTDRPTQFADWTRRVERSSTLLNPADVVAWNIDKTYLRDLEQRGIPIVPTIWLDPERNLDARAIHTRFPAFGDFVIKPTVSAGSRDTGRYDAGQTPSRSLAITHAKNLLAVGRRVMLQRYLTQVDTQGETALVYVDGEFSHAVRKEPLLEGPYRAGETGGALFRERVLAARDATEQERALGDLVVAELGKVFPDRAPLLYTRVDLIPDDESRPVVLEVELAEPAMFFEHAPGAVERFADAVLARL from the coding sequence GTGAGCGACTCCTCCGCACGTCTCGTCCTGGCCACCTGCGCGCAGCTGCCGGACCTGGACCAGGACGACCTGCCGCTGCGGGCCGCGCTCGTCGAGCGTGGCGTCCCCACCGACGTCGCGGTGTGGGACGACCCGACGGTGGACTGGTCCGCCTACCCGCACGTGCTGATCCGGTCCACGTGGGACTACACGGACCGGCCGACCCAGTTCGCGGACTGGACGCGTCGCGTGGAGCGCTCCTCGACGCTGCTCAACCCGGCCGACGTCGTCGCGTGGAACATCGACAAGACGTACCTGCGCGACCTCGAGCAGCGGGGCATCCCCATCGTCCCGACGATCTGGCTCGACCCCGAGCGCAACCTCGACGCCCGCGCGATCCACACCCGGTTCCCGGCGTTCGGCGACTTCGTGATCAAGCCCACCGTCAGTGCCGGTTCGCGCGACACCGGGCGGTACGACGCCGGGCAGACCCCGTCGCGCTCGCTCGCGATCACCCACGCCAAGAACCTGCTGGCGGTGGGCCGCCGCGTGATGCTGCAGCGGTACCTCACGCAGGTCGACACTCAGGGCGAGACCGCGCTGGTGTACGTCGACGGCGAGTTCAGCCACGCGGTCCGCAAGGAGCCGCTGCTCGAGGGTCCGTACCGCGCGGGCGAGACGGGGGGCGCGCTCTTCCGCGAGCGCGTGCTGGCGGCGCGCGACGCGACGGAGCAGGAGCGCGCGCTGGGTGACCTGGTCGTCGCGGAGCTCGGCAAGGTCTTCCCCGACCGGGCGCCGCTGCTCTACACGCGCGTCGACCTCATCCCCGACGACGAGAGCCGACCGGTGGTCCTCGAGGTCGAGCTCGCCGAGCCGGCGATGTTCTTCGAGCACGCACCGGGTGCCGTCGAGCGGTTCGCGGACGCGGTGCTCGCGCGGCTGTGA
- the bcp gene encoding thioredoxin-dependent thiol peroxidase, whose protein sequence is MPRLAVGDTAPDLTLPSTTGDPVSLQDLRGRSVVVYFYPAAGTPGCTTQACDFRDSLASLTGAGYTVLGVSPDPLDRLTTFAQDEGLTFPLLSDPDHAVLEAWGAWGEKTNYGRTYTGVIRSTVVVDPDGTVALAQYNVRATGHVAKLRRDLGID, encoded by the coding sequence GTGCCCCGCCTCGCCGTCGGTGACACCGCGCCCGACCTCACGCTCCCGAGCACCACCGGCGACCCCGTGTCCCTGCAGGACCTGCGTGGTCGCTCGGTCGTCGTCTACTTCTACCCGGCCGCCGGGACGCCCGGCTGCACGACGCAGGCGTGCGACTTCCGCGACTCGCTCGCGTCCCTGACGGGGGCGGGGTACACCGTCCTCGGTGTGTCCCCCGACCCGCTGGACCGGCTCACCACGTTCGCCCAGGACGAGGGCCTCACGTTCCCCCTGCTGTCCGACCCCGACCACGCGGTGCTCGAGGCCTGGGGCGCGTGGGGCGAGAAGACCAACTACGGCCGCACGTACACCGGCGTGATCCGCTCGACCGTGGTCGTCGACCCGGACGGCACCGTCGCCCTGGCCCAGTACAACGTGCGCGCCACGGGCCACGTCGCCAAGCTGCGACGCGACCTGGGCATCGACTGA